One Candidatus Schekmanbacteria bacterium DNA segment encodes these proteins:
- a CDS encoding xanthine dehydrogenase family protein molybdopterin-binding subunit, giving the protein MKNEEYKALYFKDIKEKDLKNPFEFDRRGFLKLLGGGIVIFFSLGDAEALQDVTRRAGFLQINPADLTGYLRVGEDGRVSCFTGKIEMGQGVMTSLAQTVSDELDVPMEQIEMVMGDTDLCPWDLGTFGSMTTRFSGPLLREAAAQARAVLIDLAAEQLKIPADRLATKDGVVFDKTDSSGKLTYAELAKGQNIEKKMDSKAAIKKDSELTVIGKSVKRLDALEKVTGKAKYTGDLNFPGMLYAKILRPPTYGAKLKSVDTSAVEKMSNVLLVKDDDFIAVLHKTPDGAEKALSQIKAQYEPMQTLLDDKNIFEHLLSVAPKGKGMAKGGDIAQGEKLSSSVSEATYFNSYVAHAPIENHTAVASMEGTKMTIWASTQTPSLLRQMVAGKLKTSLANVRIITPYVGGGFGGKTENQQALEAAKIAKLTGKTVQVAWSRAEEFFFDAFRPAAVVKVRSGINETGKISFWDYKVYFAGDRGAQNFYAMPNISELSFGGSDPGSPGRAAPGAHPFLTGPWRAPGGNTNTFARESQIDMMAVKAGIDPVEFRLNNIADERMKKVIKIAAEKFGWKPSKAESGRGFGISCSIDSGAYVATMAEVEVNKTTGHVQCKRVVCVQEMGQIINPVGATQQVEGCITMGLGYALTEEVRFKGGEIYDLNFDTYKIPRFSWLPKIDVVLVKDSDLPPQGGGEPAITCMGALIANAIFDATGARLLQLPMTPERVKEMILAFGVCTNFV; this is encoded by the coding sequence ATGAAAAATGAAGAATATAAAGCCCTTTATTTTAAAGACATAAAAGAGAAAGATTTAAAAAATCCATTTGAGTTTGATAGACGCGGTTTCCTTAAGCTTCTTGGCGGCGGGATAGTGATATTTTTCTCCCTCGGCGATGCAGAGGCGCTTCAGGATGTGACGCGGCGCGCAGGCTTCCTCCAGATAAATCCCGCAGACCTTACGGGCTATCTTCGTGTCGGCGAAGACGGCAGGGTCTCATGTTTTACAGGCAAAATAGAAATGGGGCAGGGGGTGATGACCTCACTTGCGCAGACAGTGTCAGATGAACTTGATGTCCCGATGGAGCAGATAGAAATGGTCATGGGCGATACTGACCTATGCCCCTGGGATTTGGGAACATTCGGCTCTATGACGACCCGTTTTAGCGGGCCGCTTTTACGCGAAGCCGCTGCACAGGCACGCGCTGTGCTGATAGACCTTGCCGCCGAGCAGTTAAAAATTCCTGCTGACAGACTTGCGACAAAAGACGGCGTTGTTTTTGATAAGACAGACAGCAGTGGAAAATTGACCTATGCCGAGCTCGCCAAAGGTCAGAATATCGAAAAGAAGATGGATTCAAAGGCGGCAATTAAAAAAGACTCAGAGCTTACTGTTATTGGCAAAAGCGTAAAACGTCTCGATGCTCTGGAAAAGGTTACAGGTAAAGCTAAATACACAGGTGATCTGAATTTCCCCGGCATGTTATATGCAAAGATTTTAAGACCGCCAACCTACGGCGCAAAGTTAAAGAGTGTTGACACATCGGCTGTTGAGAAGATGAGCAATGTCTTGCTGGTAAAGGATGATGATTTTATTGCAGTACTCCATAAGACTCCTGACGGTGCAGAAAAAGCTCTTTCCCAGATAAAAGCACAGTATGAACCTATGCAAACTTTACTTGATGACAAGAACATATTTGAGCATCTATTAAGTGTTGCGCCAAAGGGGAAGGGAATGGCTAAGGGAGGAGATATTGCACAAGGGGAAAAGCTTTCTTCATCTGTCAGCGAGGCAACCTATTTTAACAGCTATGTAGCTCATGCACCGATTGAGAACCACACTGCAGTTGCAAGCATGGAAGGTACAAAGATGACTATTTGGGCTTCTACTCAGACTCCTTCACTTTTAAGACAGATGGTAGCAGGAAAATTAAAAACCTCCCTCGCAAATGTCCGCATAATCACGCCTTATGTTGGAGGAGGGTTCGGAGGGAAGACAGAAAACCAGCAGGCGCTTGAAGCGGCAAAGATCGCAAAACTTACAGGAAAGACTGTTCAAGTCGCATGGAGCCGTGCTGAAGAGTTTTTCTTCGATGCCTTCAGACCTGCGGCGGTTGTGAAAGTTAGATCAGGCATAAATGAAACGGGAAAGATTTCATTCTGGGATTATAAGGTCTATTTTGCAGGAGATAGAGGAGCGCAGAATTTTTATGCCATGCCGAATATAAGCGAGCTTTCTTTCGGCGGAAGCGACCCTGGTTCACCGGGGCGTGCAGCACCCGGAGCGCATCCATTTCTTACCGGACCGTGGCGTGCACCCGGGGGGAACACTAATACCTTTGCGCGTGAATCACAGATAGACATGATGGCGGTAAAAGCCGGCATTGACCCGGTAGAATTCCGGCTCAACAACATCGCTGATGAACGGATGAAGAAGGTGATTAAAATCGCTGCTGAAAAATTCGGCTGGAAACCATCTAAGGCAGAAAGCGGCAGAGGCTTTGGAATATCCTGCAGTATTGATTCCGGAGCTTATGTTGCGACAATGGCTGAGGTGGAGGTGAATAAGACAACCGGGCATGTCCAGTGCAAGCGCGTTGTCTGCGTGCAGGAAATGGGGCAGATAATCAACCCTGTGGGTGCAACACAGCAGGTCGAAGGGTGTATCACGATGGGATTAGGATATGCGCTTACCGAAGAAGTTCGTTTCAAAGGAGGCGAGATTTACGACCTCAATTTTGATACCTATAAAATACCGCGATTTTCATGGCTGCCAAAAATTGATGTAGTGCTCGTAAAAGACTCTGACCTTCCGCCGCAGGGAGGAGGAGAGCCTGCTATTACCTGCATGGGAGCTCTTATAGCGAATGCAATATTTGATGCCACTGGCGCAAGACTCCTTCAGCTTCCAATGACACCTGAGAGGGTAAAAGAAATGATTTTAGCATTTGGTGTTTGCACCAACTTTGTATGA
- a CDS encoding (2Fe-2S)-binding protein, whose translation MIEAIQFKLNDKPVSIETDGERTLLWVLRVDLGLTGTKYGCGESHCGACTVVMNGDAVRSCALPVKDVKGKEVITIEGLEKNGTLHPLQKAFIEHNAFQCGFCTSGMIMNAYSLLLKNLKPTDAQIIEGMDNNLCRCGSHIRAIEAIKTAALEIRGEKKI comes from the coding sequence ATGATTGAAGCCATTCAGTTTAAACTCAATGATAAACCTGTAAGCATTGAAACCGACGGAGAGAGGACGCTTCTTTGGGTGCTCCGCGTTGATCTCGGACTTACGGGCACGAAATATGGATGCGGCGAGAGCCACTGCGGAGCCTGCACTGTGGTAATGAACGGAGATGCTGTCCGCTCCTGCGCCCTGCCGGTAAAAGATGTGAAAGGCAAAGAAGTGATTACCATCGAAGGGCTGGAGAAAAATGGAACTCTCCATCCGCTCCAGAAGGCATTCATAGAGCATAATGCATTCCAGTGCGGGTTTTGCACATCCGGGATGATAATGAATGCATACAGCTTGCTTTTAAAGAACCTGAAACCAACTGATGCACAGATTATTGAAGGGATGGATAACAACCTCTGCCGCTGCGGCTCGCATATAAGAGCTATCGAAGCGATTAAAACCGCTGCTCTGGAAATAAGAGGAGAAAAGAAGATATGA
- a CDS encoding VCBS repeat-containing protein, with product MGNLSIKNFIGTIFLILLSATFSMAANYSDLTSTHLPMILDSSSEAVTSDFDNDGDNDIFVANYGEDKLLINNGTGYFTDETGARLPADIDDSRGAAAGDANGDGYTDIFVANNGQNRLLLNDGTGHFSDVTATWLPSGSEFYSSGAFGDIDGDGDMDLIVSVSGISKSIKIFVNDNETKFIDQTSTRLPSDTSHYTQKVILADFDRDGDLDIFTVNSLNNSNKLLINDGTGMFTEDATGIIPPDTNSSNSAAIADINGDGLIDYIFIANDGGQRNRLYIYNTSTAKFEDKTTANLPVDNDYSFDCAFGDLDSDGDLDVVVANGKDAGQANKVYLNNGGGVFAFASSSFFPADSDFSTGVIIAGFDSVPGNEVFVTNYFEQRNRLYSTGEVPSAITLSSFTAKEKNRKVIIRWKTETEIDNLGFNILRSETEGEGYVKINKKLISAKGTSTKGAKYKFIDKNVKSGRTYFYKLEDIDSSRVSTLNDPISLTMSNRKKK from the coding sequence ATGGGAAATTTGAGTATAAAGAACTTTATAGGTACAATTTTTTTAATTCTCCTTTCTGCTACATTTTCAATGGCTGCAAATTATTCTGATTTAACCTCAACTCATCTTCCAATGATTCTTGATTCCAGCTCAGAAGCGGTAACTTCTGATTTTGACAATGACGGCGACAACGATATATTCGTGGCAAACTATGGAGAGGACAAACTGCTTATCAACAATGGAACGGGATACTTTACTGATGAGACAGGTGCAAGGCTGCCTGCTGATATAGACGATAGCCGCGGCGCTGCAGCAGGCGATGCGAACGGCGATGGCTATACGGATATTTTTGTGGCCAACAATGGACAAAACAGGCTTCTATTAAATGACGGGACAGGGCATTTCTCAGATGTCACTGCAACATGGCTTCCTTCAGGTTCAGAATTCTACAGCAGCGGGGCTTTTGGCGATATAGACGGCGATGGAGACATGGACCTCATTGTGTCGGTTTCCGGAATAAGCAAATCTATAAAAATATTTGTCAATGATAATGAAACAAAGTTTATAGATCAGACAAGCACGAGGTTGCCTTCTGATACATCCCATTACACGCAGAAAGTCATCCTTGCAGATTTTGACAGGGATGGAGACCTTGATATCTTCACGGTAAATTCCCTCAATAATTCCAATAAGCTTCTTATAAATGACGGAACAGGAATGTTTACCGAGGACGCAACCGGCATTATTCCTCCTGATACCAATTCAAGCAATTCAGCCGCAATTGCCGACATCAATGGCGATGGTTTAATTGACTACATATTTATTGCCAATGACGGGGGGCAGAGAAATAGACTTTATATTTACAATACTTCTACAGCTAAGTTTGAAGACAAGACAACTGCCAATCTTCCAGTTGATAATGATTACAGCTTTGATTGTGCCTTCGGGGATTTAGACAGCGACGGCGACCTTGATGTTGTCGTGGCAAACGGAAAGGATGCCGGACAGGCAAATAAAGTATATCTGAATAACGGCGGAGGGGTTTTTGCTTTTGCTTCTTCCTCTTTTTTCCCGGCAGACAGTGATTTCAGCACAGGCGTTATAATAGCAGGCTTTGACAGTGTTCCCGGGAATGAGGTTTTTGTTACCAATTACTTTGAACAACGAAACAGGCTTTATTCAACAGGAGAAGTTCCCAGCGCCATCACACTTTCATCATTTACTGCAAAAGAGAAAAACAGGAAAGTCATTATCAGGTGGAAGACTGAAACAGAGATAGATAACCTGGGGTTCAATATCCTGCGCAGTGAAACAGAAGGCGAAGGATATGTCAAAATAAACAAGAAACTTATCAGCGCAAAAGGTACGAGCACAAAAGGGGCTAAATACAAGTTCATAGATAAGAATGTTAAGTCCGGGAGAACTTACTTTTACAAACTTGAAGATATTGACAGCAGCAGAGTAAGCACGTTGAACGACCCCATATCTCTTACAATGAGCAATAGAAAGAAGAAGTAA
- a CDS encoding SBBP repeat-containing protein, whose amino-acid sequence MSKLRSIHLITILVALLIVIVAFLLFPFFVFSATLPDDTKLMVRASKLQIPFVENNGQMKDKSVKFYASTFAGNVYVTEKGEIVYGFFKESLIGATLPNIKAEGKAATKVNYFVGAKDNWKAGIPTWDSVSLGEVYEGVELKLKAYGRNVEKLFIVNECGSVEDIKVTLEGADNLEVNSSGELEVETELGTVKFTKPFAYQEIDGKKIEVGCEFVITREQSDRSNLSSYGFQVASYNNNYPLVIDPLLASTFIGGNDIDYVYGIAIDTSGNVYITGSTYSYDFPTTPGAYDRAGSFFYEQDVFVSKLNNTLTSLLASTFIAGISDDVAENIAIDSSGNIYVVGYTESSNFPYTTGAYDTTINGYAAFISKLDNTLSSLLASTFIDYGQIQTITVSSSGNVFVTGKTNSPNFPTTADAYDTSFSGTSDSFISKLDNGLTSLLASTLIGGGYAEGISDLTIDSSGNIYITGGTGSIWYSSSYPTTPGAYDTTYGGWGDVFVSKLNNSLTTLLASTFLGGQAMDGASAIALDSSGNVYITGGTSTQGMIPPDFPTTVGAYVTSYDEQADIFISKFNNTLSSLIASTLGAGGSLIKIDSSGNIITSGWSVISKMNNTLSALLDSAPIESGYSDHVMVRDMDSSGNIFIAGYTSASDFQTTEGAYDRSYNGEYDVFVSKYRIGDDIPTAITLSSFAANQKGKKVSIKWETATEIDNIGFNILRSESESGPYEKINKKLINAKGTSTKGASYYLNDKNIESGKTYWYKLEDIDSNKGIMDHAPLAVKINYRKKK is encoded by the coding sequence ATGAGTAAGCTTAGATCCATTCATCTTATCACTATTCTTGTTGCGTTGCTTATTGTAATTGTTGCATTCCTTTTGTTTCCTTTCTTTGTATTCTCTGCAACATTACCAGATGATACAAAATTAATGGTAAGGGCATCAAAACTTCAGATTCCCTTTGTTGAAAACAACGGGCAGATGAAAGATAAATCCGTGAAGTTCTATGCCAGTACATTCGCTGGCAATGTTTATGTGACAGAGAAAGGGGAGATTGTGTATGGATTTTTCAAAGAGTCTCTTATTGGCGCCACGTTACCAAACATCAAAGCCGAAGGCAAAGCTGCCACGAAGGTGAATTATTTTGTTGGTGCTAAGGATAACTGGAAAGCTGGTATTCCTACATGGGACAGCGTAAGTCTTGGCGAAGTTTATGAAGGTGTAGAGCTTAAACTTAAAGCCTATGGCAGGAATGTTGAGAAGCTTTTTATAGTCAATGAATGCGGAAGTGTTGAAGATATTAAAGTGACCCTCGAAGGAGCTGACAATCTCGAAGTAAATAGCTCCGGAGAACTCGAAGTTGAAACAGAGCTAGGCACAGTTAAATTTACCAAGCCCTTTGCCTATCAGGAGATTGACGGCAAAAAGATTGAAGTAGGATGTGAGTTTGTCATCACGAGGGAGCAAAGTGACCGCAGCAATCTAAGTAGTTATGGCTTCCAGGTCGCTTCTTATAATAACAACTATCCTCTTGTAATCGATCCGCTGCTTGCGAGTACGTTTATTGGGGGAAACGATATTGATTATGTATATGGCATAGCGATAGATACATCAGGTAATGTTTATATTACAGGTAGCACTTATTCATATGATTTTCCTACTACGCCAGGGGCATATGATAGAGCCGGTTCTTTTTTTTATGAACAAGATGTTTTCGTCTCAAAGCTTAATAATACATTGACTTCCCTGCTTGCTTCCACATTCATTGCCGGCATTTCTGATGATGTTGCCGAGAATATAGCCATAGATTCTTCAGGAAATATTTACGTTGTAGGATATACTGAGTCATCTAATTTTCCCTATACAACTGGTGCTTATGATACCACCATAAACGGATATGCTGCTTTTATTTCAAAACTGGATAATACTTTGAGTTCTCTTCTTGCATCCACTTTCATAGACTATGGACAGATTCAAACTATAACCGTAAGTTCTTCAGGAAATGTTTTTGTAACAGGGAAAACTAATTCGCCAAATTTTCCAACCACAGCAGATGCTTATGATACTTCGTTTAGCGGCACTAGCGATAGTTTTATATCAAAGCTGGACAATGGATTAACTTCTCTTCTTGCTTCGACTCTCATAGGAGGAGGTTATGCTGAGGGAATAAGTGACTTAACAATAGATTCATCGGGGAATATTTATATCACAGGGGGAACCGGGAGCATCTGGTATTCATCCTCTTACCCAACTACACCGGGCGCTTATGATACTACGTACGGGGGGTGGGGAGATGTTTTTGTTTCTAAACTAAATAACTCATTGACCACTTTGCTTGCTTCCACATTTTTAGGAGGACAAGCAATGGATGGAGCTTCAGCAATAGCTTTAGACTCTTCAGGTAATGTCTATATAACAGGAGGAACCAGCACCCAAGGGATGATACCACCCGATTTCCCGACTACAGTTGGAGCTTATGTTACCTCATATGATGAACAAGCAGATATATTTATATCAAAATTTAATAATACATTGAGTTCCTTAATTGCTTCTACTCTTGGAGCAGGAGGGAGTTTAATAAAGATAGATTCTTCAGGGAATATTATTACTTCAGGGTGGTCGGTAATATCAAAAATGAATAACACACTGAGCGCTCTTCTCGATTCAGCACCTATAGAGTCCGGCTACAGTGATCATGTTATGGTGAGGGACATGGATTCATCGGGGAATATTTTTATTGCCGGCTACACTTCTGCTTCTGATTTTCAAACAACGGAAGGTGCGTATGACAGATCATATAATGGCGAATATGATGTCTTTGTCTCAAAGTATAGAATAGGGGATGATATACCTACAGCTATAACACTCTCTTCCTTTGCAGCAAATCAGAAAGGGAAGAAAGTCTCAATTAAATGGGAAACCGCCACAGAAATAGACAACATTGGTTTTAACATTCTACGCAGTGAATCTGAATCAGGACCTTATGAGAAGATAAACAAAAAACTTATTAACGCTAAAGGGACATCTACAAAAGGAGCGTCATACTACTTAAATGATAAGAACATCGAGTCCGGCAAAACCTACTGGTATAAGCTCGAAGACATTGACAGCAACAAAGGAATCATGGATCACGCGCCTCTTGCTGTGAAGATAAATTACAGAAAGAAAAAATAA
- a CDS encoding thrombospondin type 3 repeat-containing protein: MSHKKTQYILICAITVLAVFFAIDFNSDIACAADADSDGIDDSIDNCPSVSNPDQYDIDTDGIGNACDDDMDGDGILNNLDNCSTIPNSGQEDADSDGRGNPCDLNLTLLGSCETSGTAERVYVSGNTAYVADGAEGLVMINTTNPYSPQLLSAYNVFGSAYDVKVEGTKAYVAGANGLAIVDVSNPSLPTLLGSYATSTESRNIFVSENRVFINGLIIDVNDPSSPALIGSYPGDDVFVSGNLAYSITGEGISISDISDPSEPLLIGEYLDSQYCGMQNIFVSGTILYAGQNCAEHWGAGNDLILMDVSDPSSPILVGLNYRNSLTTGGLKDVYISGNIAYTINSSIGLTLVDLNYPHLPTPGTIPFQFQYFGSYDVYGYYMNDIFVSGNRVYIASSPYPGPHAGPRGLKIMEVSLPGTPTAITLSSFVAEQKGKRVIVKWQTATEIDNLGFNIYRSESENGEYVKINKKLIKAKGSSTKGASYKFKDKHVESGKTYYYKLEDVDSDNTKTMHGPKSVAVNFRKKK, encoded by the coding sequence ATGTCTCATAAGAAAACTCAATATATCCTTATTTGTGCAATTACAGTTCTCGCGGTTTTTTTTGCTATAGATTTTAATTCAGATATTGCCTGTGCTGCTGACGCTGATTCTGACGGAATTGACGATTCAATAGACAACTGCCCTAGTGTCTCAAATCCGGATCAATATGATATAGATACCGATGGTATTGGTAATGCCTGTGATGATGATATGGATGGAGACGGGATATTAAACAATCTTGACAACTGTTCTACAATTCCAAATTCCGGACAGGAAGATGCAGATAGCGATGGAAGAGGGAATCCATGTGACCTTAATCTTACTTTGCTTGGATCATGTGAGACATCTGGTACAGCTGAACGCGTTTATGTTTCCGGTAACACCGCCTATGTTGCAGATGGTGCAGAGGGGCTTGTGATGATCAATACCACTAATCCTTATTCTCCACAGTTACTGAGTGCATACAATGTGTTTGGCTCTGCTTATGATGTCAAAGTGGAAGGTACTAAAGCATATGTTGCAGGAGCAAATGGTCTTGCAATAGTGGACGTGAGTAATCCTTCATTGCCAACTCTTCTTGGTTCATATGCAACATCTACTGAATCCAGAAATATTTTCGTTTCCGAAAACAGAGTTTTTATTAATGGATTAATAATTGATGTAAACGATCCTTCTTCACCAGCTCTGATAGGTTCATATCCGGGTGATGATGTATTTGTTTCCGGAAATTTAGCTTATAGTATTACCGGTGAAGGTATATCAATATCAGATATAAGCGACCCTTCGGAACCATTACTTATTGGAGAATATTTGGACAGCCAGTATTGTGGGATGCAAAATATTTTTGTTTCCGGGACAATTCTTTATGCAGGTCAAAATTGCGCTGAACATTGGGGTGCAGGTAACGACCTTATATTAATGGATGTAAGTGATCCTTCTTCACCAATTTTGGTTGGTCTAAATTACCGGAATTCCTTAACAACAGGGGGCCTCAAGGATGTCTATATTTCAGGAAATATAGCTTACACAATTAATTCATCTATTGGTCTTACACTTGTTGATTTAAATTATCCACATCTGCCGACACCTGGTACCATTCCTTTTCAATTTCAATATTTTGGTTCTTACGATGTTTATGGTTATTACATGAATGATATTTTTGTGTCAGGTAACAGAGTTTATATTGCATCATCTCCTTATCCGGGACCTCATGCCGGGCCTCGTGGTCTTAAAATAATGGAAGTTTCATTACCAGGGACTCCAACTGCCATAACGCTTTCTTCATTTGTTGCGGAACAGAAAGGGAAGAGGGTCATAGTAAAATGGCAGACCGCGACAGAGATCGATAACCTCGGCTTCAACATCTATCGCAGTGAATCTGAGAACGGTGAGTATGTGAAGATAAACAAGAAGCTCATCAAAGCAAAGGGAAGTTCAACCAAAGGCGCATCTTATAAATTCAAGGACAAACATGTTGAGTCCGGCAAGACTTATTACTACAAGCTTGAGGATGTTGACTCGGACAATACAAAAACCATGCATGGGCCAAAGTCTGTGGCGGTGAATTTCAGGAAGAAAAAATAA
- a CDS encoding SBBP repeat-containing protein, whose amino-acid sequence MFKSGALRFVVSAFLIILIPSISISATPPDKAKIMERTAKLQIPFIENKGQVKDTSVKFYANTFAGNVYVTDKGEIVYGMMRENLVGAKNPSIKGNEKAVTNVNYFVGDKKDWKSGIPTWQSVSLGEVYDGIELNLKAYSKNVEKLFIVNECGSVEDIKVSLEGADNLEVNYAGELEVETLLGTVKFTKPVAYQEINGKRVNVKCEFVIASEQSDRGNLSNYGFRVASYNRNYPLVIDPLLASTFIGNLGDEWIKAIAIDASRNIYITGKTEFCNYPTTPGAYDTTCNYGPDIFVSKLDNNLSTLLSSTFIGGIMQDVARAIAIDPYGNVIISGITSSYDYPKTSGAYDTSYNGSNDGFVSKFNSSLTLLMASTFIGGINDDGVFAEVLDSSGNIIINGYTNSNNYPTTLDSYDTSYNGNTDSFITKLDKDLSSLLSSTFVGGTDEEYSYSVDIDSSGNIYIGGLTSSLDFPTTIGSYDTSYNGGYYDAFVAKFNKSLTSLLFSTLIGGSEHDSIDSIDAGYEGFLFASGSTRSADFPTTPLAYNTSFNNSISIYDKSDAFILKLDNTLSALLASTFFGGSNEDFGQKISVDINGNVFLSGLTYSSDLPIASNVFDTSYNGDGDVFISKFDNNLSSLLASTFLGGCSSDYNGTILLDSSGDIFVAGVTQSFDFPITPGAYDTSFSSWFNSTDIFISKFDNNLSGNAPTAITLSSFAAEQKDKKVIIKWQTATEIDNLGFNIYRSESENGQYIKINKKLIHAKGSSTKGASYKFKDRNVITGKTYWYKLEDVDSDNTKTMNGPKSVAVNFRKKK is encoded by the coding sequence ATGTTTAAATCAGGTGCATTGCGCTTTGTTGTTTCTGCTTTTCTAATCATACTAATTCCATCTATTTCCATCTCTGCCACACCTCCTGATAAAGCCAAGATAATGGAGCGGACTGCAAAGCTTCAGATCCCCTTCATTGAGAACAAAGGACAGGTCAAAGACACGTCTGTAAAATTTTATGCAAACACTTTTGCGGGGAATGTCTATGTAACTGACAAAGGAGAGATTGTTTATGGGATGATGAGGGAAAACCTCGTTGGAGCAAAAAACCCATCCATAAAAGGGAATGAGAAGGCAGTTACAAACGTAAATTATTTCGTTGGAGATAAGAAGGATTGGAAGAGCGGTATACCCACATGGCAGAGCGTAAGCCTTGGTGAAGTTTATGATGGGATAGAATTAAACCTCAAAGCTTATAGTAAGAATGTTGAGAAACTATTTATAGTTAATGAGTGTGGTAGCGTTGAAGATATAAAAGTGAGTCTTGAAGGGGCTGATAATCTCGAAGTAAATTACGCCGGCGAACTTGAAGTTGAAACATTACTCGGGACTGTGAAATTCACAAAGCCTGTTGCTTATCAGGAGATTAATGGCAAAAGAGTTAATGTGAAGTGCGAATTTGTCATTGCGAGTGAGCAAAGCGACCGCGGTAATCTCAGCAATTATGGTTTCCGCGTCGCATCATATAACAGAAACTATCCCCTCGTCATCGACCCGCTACTTGCGTCAACGTTTATTGGAAATCTTGGTGATGAATGGATAAAGGCAATAGCCATAGATGCTTCCCGAAATATATATATTACAGGGAAAACTGAATTCTGTAATTATCCAACAACTCCAGGTGCATACGATACCACTTGTAATTATGGACCCGATATATTTGTTTCAAAGCTGGATAATAATTTAAGCACTCTCCTATCTTCTACTTTTATTGGAGGAATAATGCAGGATGTGGCACGGGCAATAGCTATAGATCCTTACGGGAATGTTATTATATCAGGTATAACTTCATCATATGACTATCCTAAGACTTCGGGTGCATACGACACATCATATAACGGAAGTAATGATGGTTTTGTTTCTAAGTTTAATAGTAGTTTAACCCTCTTAATGGCTTCTACTTTTATAGGTGGAATAAATGATGATGGAGTTTTCGCAGAGGTTTTAGACTCTTCAGGAAACATTATTATAAATGGATATACAAATTCAAATAACTATCCAACAACTCTTGATTCATATGACACATCTTATAACGGGAATACCGATTCATTTATTACTAAACTCGATAAAGATCTGAGTTCATTACTATCTTCCACATTCGTTGGAGGAACTGATGAAGAATATAGTTATTCCGTTGATATCGATTCTTCCGGAAACATATATATAGGCGGATTAACGTCATCTTTAGATTTCCCGACAACAATTGGGTCTTATGATACATCGTATAATGGTGGGTATTATGATGCCTTTGTCGCAAAATTTAATAAAAGTTTAACTTCTTTATTATTTTCCACATTAATTGGTGGAAGTGAACATGACTCAATAGATTCGATAGATGCGGGGTATGAAGGCTTCCTTTTTGCATCTGGTTCTACAAGGTCAGCAGATTTTCCTACAACGCCACTTGCTTATAATACATCATTTAATAATTCTATTTCAATTTATGATAAGTCGGATGCATTTATTTTAAAGCTTGATAATACTCTAAGTGCTCTTTTAGCTTCCACCTTTTTTGGAGGGAGCAACGAGGATTTTGGCCAGAAAATATCAGTAGATATCAATGGAAATGTATTCCTTAGTGGATTGACTTATTCATCTGATTTACCTATTGCATCAAATGTATTTGACACATCTTATAACGGTGACGGTGATGTGTTTATTTCTAAATTTGACAATAATTTAAGCTCTCTTTTAGCGTCCACTTTTTTAGGAGGATGCAGTTCCGATTATAATGGAACAATCCTTTTGGATTCTTCAGGAGATATCTTTGTAGCTGGAGTAACTCAGTCTTTTGACTTTCCAATAACACCAGGAGCATATGACACAAGCTTTAGTTCATGGTTTAATAGTACTGATATTTTCATTTCAAAGTTTGATAATAACTTAAGCGGCAATGCCCCAACCGCCATAACCCTTTCTTCATTTGCTGCAGAGCAGAAAGACAAGAAAGTCATTATCAAATGGCAGACTGCCACAGAGATTGATAACCTTGGATTTAATATCTACCGCAGTGAGTCTGAGAACGGGCAATATATAAAAATAAACAAGAAGCTAATCCATGCAAAAGGGAGTAGCACCAAAGGCGCATCTTATAAATTCAAGGACAGGAATGTAATTACCGGAAAGACGTACTGGTACAAGCTTGAGGATGTTGACTCGGACAATACTAAGACCATGAATGGTCCAAAGTCCGTGGCGGTGAATTTCAGGAAGAAGAAATAA